In the Klebsiella electrica genome, one interval contains:
- a CDS encoding lambda-exonuclease family protein has protein sequence MSDIYEVVDVVQGSKEWLEWRKTGVTATCSPILLEEAGATKTPYELYLQYAGLIKAEDLSVIKQVDAGKKLEALARSYCEKEIGQIALPFCVRNKKYPYMIASLDGQFDDGSILEIKNLCESKHLSILQLETKSPEFRYYYWQVQHQLLTTGAPQAYLVFWSATDQTKVFKIMPSKKAFYRVQVACEYFWNKVQTKTALPFDKEKDILLISDPEIMSQTQGFKLPDDLEARVVDIARQVGTLQQMEKELALKKKQFEEYQNAVNLLIQGLGASIGFSYNELVRIDGFGFRFLQSRVPEKPSYKRICDKLSIDPKHHPECYGQSSVRNSLSTYEYKSTLTDTVYIPLDDTSVLVSPGAEETDSAQQYVVF, from the coding sequence TCGTTGATGTTGTGCAGGGCTCAAAGGAATGGCTCGAATGGCGTAAAACTGGTGTGACAGCAACATGCTCCCCTATTCTGTTAGAGGAGGCTGGTGCAACTAAAACGCCCTACGAACTCTATTTGCAATACGCTGGCCTGATTAAGGCAGAAGACCTTTCTGTCATTAAACAGGTTGATGCTGGTAAAAAGCTTGAAGCACTTGCCAGAAGTTACTGCGAAAAAGAGATTGGACAAATCGCCCTGCCTTTCTGTGTAAGGAACAAAAAGTATCCTTACATGATTGCTTCGCTGGATGGGCAGTTCGACGATGGTTCAATCCTTGAGATAAAGAATCTTTGCGAGAGCAAACATCTTTCTATTCTTCAGCTTGAAACCAAATCGCCAGAATTCCGTTATTACTACTGGCAAGTTCAGCACCAGCTGCTGACAACAGGCGCACCCCAGGCGTATCTTGTGTTTTGGTCGGCCACTGACCAGACCAAGGTCTTTAAAATTATGCCTTCGAAGAAAGCGTTTTATCGAGTCCAGGTTGCCTGCGAATACTTCTGGAATAAGGTTCAGACAAAAACAGCTCTACCGTTTGATAAGGAAAAAGATATTTTGCTTATCTCTGACCCTGAAATCATGTCTCAGACACAAGGCTTTAAGCTTCCAGACGACCTCGAAGCTCGTGTGGTAGACATAGCCAGACAAGTTGGAACATTGCAGCAGATGGAGAAAGAGTTGGCTTTAAAGAAAAAGCAGTTCGAAGAATACCAGAACGCGGTCAATTTATTGATCCAGGGTCTAGGTGCTTCTATTGGCTTTTCCTATAACGAGCTGGTTAGAATCGATGGCTTTGGCTTTCGTTTTCTTCAGTCTCGCGTACCGGAAAAACCGAGCTACAAACGAATCTGCGATAAATTATCTATTGACCCCAAACATCATCCAGAATGTTACGGTCAGTCATCGGTACGAAATTCGTTAAGTACCTATGAATATAAATCAACTCTGACTGATACTGTCTACATTCCTTTGGATGACACTTCCGTACTGGTATCTCCTGGTGCAGAAGAGACAGACTCAGCCCAACAATACGTTGTTTTTTAA